One Capillibacterium thermochitinicola DNA window includes the following coding sequences:
- a CDS encoding response regulator, which translates to MATILIIEDHALSRQMLNTWLGYTGHSILKAGSGEEALAIARLKVPDLIISDIVMPGMDGFELVRRLRRENRLRKIPVIFYTATYRQPQVIHLRELNETCQAIPKASEPSALLEAINKVLGPPPLNIPQAATEEAAATADSVQTIFRQSAGLRLAILMELSYNLVSERNPAVLLEAFCRGARGFIDCQSALLAIEDEKTKSRYFWDKQQGKEAENVGQLIPPPVIIRQVIRERQPFRWPRNEKAPNGHQGQKLSAYRSLLVVPVATPNKVYGWVALGNKEHGGYFTEEDAEMIMCLSKQVALAYENLLLMQKLQENEKRLRLVLSTTGLCTWTWDLDSDQFTCWLDGHNQEPVALTSSEFFAAIDPRDRAEVYNRLKRAIRLGHDFEVEYRTNCHGQQHWNLSKGLVNRVGKDTTEVIGINLDITERKRMEEEALASERELLKITLNSLEEGVIATDQNGRVMLLNCAARKMIGCSEEEAYNQPLSHLLTVCDEKTGEKFETFPPEANHPDLVLITRNMGKIPITLQNSPIKLLNGKEIGMVTVFQDITEKRQAERELIKSAKLESLGVLAAGIAHDFNNILAAIISNLQLATVQYAKQIDISSTLAQTVEISYKASALTKQLLTFAKGGAPVKKNAPLDRLIRETTEFVLRGSNIKVEYQIPSDLWPVAIDVGQISQVIHNLVLNAKQAMQHGGIITISVHNVEIGANQKQKLKPGNYVQITITDQGVGIKPEILGKIFDPFFTTKPSGNGLGLATAFSIIRQHDGVIEVESEVEVGSTFRIYLPASTQAAERETEEHETTVPGERLRILLMDDEELICRAVAELLTNFGHEIVTTHNGEETIKAYQEAKLENNPFDVVILDLTIPGGIGGKEVITRLRSFDPQIKAIVCSGYASDPIMADYQKHGFSGVVSKPYRIDELLAVLRQVTVD; encoded by the coding sequence GGGATGGACGGTTTCGAACTGGTCCGCCGCTTGCGGCGGGAAAATCGGTTGCGCAAGATTCCGGTTATCTTCTATACAGCCACCTACCGCCAACCCCAAGTTATCCATCTCCGTGAGCTGAATGAAACCTGCCAAGCAATCCCGAAGGCTTCCGAGCCATCCGCTCTCTTGGAAGCCATCAATAAAGTGTTGGGCCCCCCACCGTTGAACATACCGCAAGCCGCTACTGAGGAGGCGGCTGCTACCGCCGATTCGGTGCAGACCATCTTCCGCCAGAGCGCGGGATTACGGTTGGCCATTTTAATGGAGCTCAGTTATAATTTGGTTTCCGAACGTAATCCGGCGGTGCTTTTGGAAGCCTTTTGCCGGGGGGCGCGGGGGTTTATCGACTGTCAATCGGCGCTATTGGCGATTGAGGATGAAAAGACAAAGAGCCGTTATTTCTGGGATAAACAACAAGGCAAAGAGGCAGAGAATGTTGGCCAACTCATTCCGCCGCCGGTAATCATCCGCCAAGTGATCAGGGAGCGGCAACCATTCCGGTGGCCGCGGAACGAAAAAGCCCCCAACGGGCACCAAGGGCAGAAACTGAGCGCCTACCGGTCATTGCTGGTTGTGCCGGTGGCCACCCCCAATAAAGTGTACGGCTGGGTAGCCCTGGGCAATAAAGAGCACGGGGGATACTTTACGGAAGAAGATGCGGAAATGATTATGTGCCTCAGTAAACAGGTGGCGCTGGCCTACGAAAACCTCCTGCTTATGCAGAAACTGCAGGAAAACGAGAAGCGTTTACGGTTGGTCCTCTCGACGACCGGACTTTGCACCTGGACGTGGGATTTGGATTCGGACCAGTTTACTTGCTGGTTGGATGGGCATAACCAAGAACCGGTGGCACTGACGTCCAGTGAGTTTTTTGCCGCCATTGATCCCCGGGACCGGGCGGAGGTTTACAACCGGCTGAAGCGGGCAATCCGCCTTGGCCATGATTTTGAGGTCGAGTACCGTACGAATTGTCACGGGCAGCAGCACTGGAACCTGTCCAAAGGGTTGGTCAACCGGGTCGGAAAGGATACGACCGAGGTAATTGGGATTAACTTGGACATCACCGAACGCAAGCGGATGGAAGAAGAGGCCCTTGCTTCGGAGCGGGAACTGCTGAAAATCACCCTTAATTCACTGGAGGAAGGGGTGATTGCCACCGACCAGAACGGCCGGGTGATGCTGCTGAATTGTGCGGCCCGGAAGATGATTGGCTGTAGCGAAGAAGAGGCCTACAATCAACCCCTCAGTCATCTCTTGACCGTCTGCGATGAAAAAACCGGCGAAAAATTTGAAACTTTTCCGCCGGAGGCCAACCACCCCGATCTGGTGTTAATCACCCGCAATATGGGGAAGATTCCGATCACGCTCCAGAACTCCCCCATTAAGCTGCTGAACGGGAAAGAGATCGGCATGGTCACTGTTTTTCAGGATATCACGGAAAAACGCCAAGCCGAGCGGGAGCTGATCAAGTCGGCAAAGTTGGAGTCGTTGGGGGTCTTGGCCGCGGGCATTGCCCACGACTTCAACAATATACTGGCTGCGATCATCTCCAATCTTCAGTTGGCCACGGTTCAGTATGCCAAACAGATCGATATCTCTTCCACTCTGGCTCAGACGGTAGAGATCTCCTATAAAGCCAGTGCCTTAACCAAACAACTACTGACCTTTGCCAAAGGCGGGGCCCCGGTGAAAAAAAATGCACCGCTTGACCGGTTAATCCGGGAGACGACCGAATTTGTGCTCCGGGGTTCCAACATTAAAGTGGAATACCAGATTCCTTCTGACCTTTGGCCTGTTGCCATCGATGTCGGACAGATCAGTCAGGTCATCCATAACCTGGTGCTCAACGCTAAACAGGCGATGCAACACGGCGGCATTATTACCATCAGCGTACATAATGTGGAAATCGGGGCCAATCAAAAACAAAAGCTGAAGCCGGGTAATTATGTGCAGATAACCATTACGGACCAGGGTGTGGGGATTAAGCCGGAGATCCTAGGGAAGATCTTTGATCCGTTTTTCACCACCAAACCCAGTGGTAACGGGCTTGGACTGGCGACGGCGTTTTCGATCATCCGGCAACACGACGGAGTAATCGAAGTGGAATCGGAGGTGGAGGTCGGCTCGACTTTCCGGATTTACTTACCCGCTTCCACCCAAGCGGCGGAGAGGGAAACGGAAGAACATGAAACAACGGTACCGGGAGAACGGTTGCGGATTTTGCTGATGGACGATGAAGAGTTGATCTGCCGGGCGGTCGCCGAACTGTTGACCAATTTCGGCCATGAGATTGTAACCACGCACAATGGGGAGGAGACCATCAAGGCCTACCAGGAGGCCAAATTGGAGAACAACCCCTTTGACGTGGTGATCCTGGACCTCACCATCCCCGGTGGAATCGGAGGGAAAGAAGTCATTACCAGACTACGGAGTTTTGACCCGCAGATCAAAGCAATCGTTTGTAGCGGTTATGCTTCGGATCCGATCATGGCCGATTACCAAAAACATGGTTTTTCCGGCGTGGTCAGTAAACCGTACCGGATCGATGAATTACTGGCGGTTTTACGGCAGGTTACGGTGGACTAA
- a CDS encoding BMP family lipoprotein: MFKKVLIALVILVVAVLVVVNVGQRTGVLKMGRMKVGMVTDAGTIDDKSFNQGTWEGVVQAGEELGLETKYLKPAGTTEADYLTEIGNLYDAGFKFMVCPGFKFETAIYQAQERYPDAKFVLIDGNPHAGDFVPVVKENTVSIFFAEHESGFVAGVATALQLQEGELGFIGGMEIPAVQKFNWGFQQGVKYANANLGTNMVIRPENVIYQGSFDNVAAGQQLAAQMYDRGVKAIFAAAGGVGIGVINEAKARARAGQEVWVVGVDVDQYYEGIYEGNKSVILTSAMKQIKKATYDMIKAETEGKFPGGQILVFDAKNDGIGIPEKNPNLRSDVESKVAEVYAKLKSGEIVVSDMRGDLIR, from the coding sequence ATGTTTAAAAAAGTCTTAATTGCTCTGGTAATCTTGGTGGTGGCCGTATTGGTCGTGGTCAACGTGGGACAACGTACCGGCGTGCTCAAGATGGGCCGCATGAAAGTGGGAATGGTAACCGATGCCGGTACCATTGACGACAAATCATTCAACCAGGGGACTTGGGAAGGGGTTGTGCAAGCCGGAGAGGAACTTGGCTTGGAAACAAAGTATTTGAAACCGGCGGGGACAACCGAAGCCGATTATCTGACTGAGATTGGCAATCTTTATGATGCGGGCTTCAAATTTATGGTCTGCCCTGGCTTTAAGTTTGAAACAGCCATTTACCAAGCACAAGAGCGGTATCCGGATGCCAAATTCGTTCTCATTGACGGGAATCCCCATGCGGGTGATTTTGTGCCGGTGGTGAAAGAAAATACCGTTTCGATCTTTTTCGCGGAGCATGAATCCGGTTTTGTCGCTGGTGTGGCCACGGCGTTGCAATTGCAAGAAGGAGAACTGGGCTTTATCGGTGGTATGGAGATCCCGGCAGTCCAGAAATTTAACTGGGGATTCCAACAGGGGGTCAAATACGCCAACGCCAATTTAGGAACAAACATGGTGATCCGTCCGGAAAATGTGATCTACCAGGGATCTTTCGATAACGTGGCAGCCGGGCAACAACTGGCCGCGCAGATGTACGACCGCGGGGTGAAAGCGATCTTTGCCGCCGCCGGCGGGGTCGGGATCGGTGTGATCAATGAGGCGAAAGCCCGGGCCCGGGCCGGTCAGGAAGTCTGGGTGGTCGGGGTTGACGTCGACCAATATTACGAAGGCATCTATGAAGGCAATAAGTCGGTCATCCTGACTTCAGCGATGAAACAGATCAAGAAAGCCACCTATGATATGATCAAAGCCGAGACCGAGGGGAAATTCCCCGGTGGGCAGATCCTGGTCTTTGATGCGAAAAACGACGGGATCGGGATTCCGGAAAAGAATCCGAATCTCCGCTCCGATGTGGAAAGCAAGGTCGCCGAGGTCTACGCCAAGTTAAAGAGCGGCGAGATCGTCGTTTCCGATATGCGCGGGGATTTGATCCGGTAA
- a CDS encoding ABC transporter ATP-binding protein, with protein sequence MEYIVEMLRIRKEFPGVVANDDITLQLKPGEIHALLGENGAGKSTLMSILFGLYPPDRGTIKVRDQEVKISDPNVANALGIGMVHQHFKLVHNFTVTENIMLGMEMTKGLVIDHKAAAERIRQLSQRYGLNVDPEAKIEDISVGMQQRVEILKMLYRDAEVLIFDEPTSVLTPQEIQDLMVIMRNLVKEGKSIILITHKLKEIKAIADRCTVIRRGRVVGTVEVATTSEEELARMMVGREVSFVVEKEDRVAGDVVLKVENLSAYDNRKVMALKNFSLEVRAGEIVGLAGVEGNGQTELVEVITGLRKAESGRVLLKGIDITNSSIRDRIRMGIAHIPADRHKHGLILDYTLQENMILKVYDQAPFAEKGRLNREAITEYATRLMAEFDVRAGQGASALARSLSGGNQQKAIVGREIDLNPELLLAVQPTRGLDVGAIEYIHRRIIEQRDKGKAVLLVSLELDEILNLSDRIAVIHNGELVGLVDAKTTNEHEIGLMMAGGQRGKTA encoded by the coding sequence ATGGAGTATATCGTCGAAATGCTGCGGATCCGGAAAGAGTTTCCCGGTGTCGTCGCCAATGATGACATTACATTGCAGTTGAAACCGGGCGAGATCCATGCCTTGCTGGGGGAAAACGGCGCGGGAAAATCCACTCTGATGAGTATCTTGTTCGGTCTTTACCCGCCGGACCGGGGGACCATCAAGGTCCGCGACCAGGAAGTGAAGATCAGCGACCCCAATGTCGCCAATGCGCTGGGGATCGGCATGGTGCACCAGCACTTTAAATTGGTCCATAACTTTACGGTGACGGAAAATATCATGCTGGGAATGGAAATGACCAAAGGGCTGGTGATTGACCACAAGGCGGCGGCGGAACGAATCAGACAGCTTTCGCAGCGGTACGGGCTGAATGTGGATCCCGAGGCGAAGATTGAAGACATCTCCGTCGGGATGCAACAGCGGGTTGAGATCTTGAAGATGCTCTACCGGGACGCCGAGGTTTTAATCTTTGATGAACCCACTTCCGTGCTTACGCCCCAAGAAATTCAGGATTTGATGGTGATCATGCGCAACCTGGTGAAAGAGGGCAAATCCATTATCTTAATCACCCATAAGCTCAAGGAGATTAAGGCCATTGCCGACCGGTGCACGGTGATCCGCCGGGGGCGGGTGGTCGGTACCGTAGAGGTGGCTACGACCAGTGAGGAAGAGTTGGCCCGGATGATGGTCGGCCGGGAGGTCAGTTTTGTTGTTGAAAAAGAGGACCGGGTGGCCGGCGATGTTGTCCTTAAGGTTGAGAACCTGTCCGCCTATGACAACCGGAAGGTAATGGCGCTCAAGAACTTCTCCCTGGAAGTACGGGCCGGCGAGATTGTGGGACTGGCCGGTGTCGAAGGCAACGGCCAGACCGAACTGGTGGAGGTCATTACCGGCCTGCGCAAGGCAGAGAGCGGCCGGGTGCTGCTGAAGGGGATTGACATTACTAATTCCTCGATCCGGGACCGGATCCGGATGGGAATCGCCCACATTCCGGCGGACCGCCACAAACACGGCTTGATTCTCGATTATACGCTCCAGGAGAATATGATTCTTAAAGTTTACGACCAAGCGCCCTTTGCCGAAAAGGGCCGCTTAAACCGGGAAGCCATCACCGAGTATGCCACCCGCTTGATGGCGGAGTTTGATGTCCGTGCGGGCCAGGGGGCAAGCGCTTTGGCCCGTTCGCTCTCGGGCGGCAACCAGCAGAAGGCTATCGTCGGGCGGGAGATTGACCTCAATCCCGAGCTTCTCCTGGCGGTCCAGCCCACCCGCGGGCTGGACGTGGGGGCCATTGAGTATATCCACCGCCGGATCATTGAGCAGAGGGATAAGGGCAAGGCCGTGCTGCTGGTCTCTTTGGAGCTGGATGAGATCTTGAACCTGTCCGACCGGATCGCGGTGATCCACAACGGCGAGTTGGTCGGGCTCGTTGATGCGAAGACCACCAATGAACATGAGATCGGCCTGATGATGGCCGGAGGGCAAAGGGGGAAGACCGCTTGA
- a CDS encoding ABC transporter permease — translation MKKETGQEYTVALLAIVFGLLAGACLMLVTGNNPLLGFFYLFSGGLMNITRIGNTLATATPLVFTGLSVAFAFKTGLFNIGAAGQMLIGGLCATALGLTVPWPKPLLLPVIVLAAALGGALWGLVPGWLKAKFNVHEVVCTIMMNWIAYWSVYYIVPAYFKGAYLETESRRIPAAASLKVDWLTKLFKGSYINLGFFLAIGVVLLVAYILERTTLGYELKAVGYNRDAAEYAGIQANRNIVLSMVIAGACAGLGGAAFYVGYASNMQIGVMPSQGFDGIAVALLGANSPWGVFMAAIFFGLLHSGKGFMNAMTKVPPEIADSIIATIIYFAATSVLIERLRARWQRRRQAQDRTDLAPGPEAGLQEKVGGAE, via the coding sequence TTGAAGAAAGAGACCGGACAAGAATACACCGTGGCGCTGTTGGCGATAGTTTTTGGCTTACTGGCCGGGGCCTGCCTGATGCTGGTGACCGGTAACAACCCGCTGCTCGGCTTCTTCTACCTTTTTAGTGGCGGATTGATGAATATTACGCGGATTGGGAACACCCTGGCCACGGCGACACCACTGGTCTTTACCGGTTTATCGGTGGCCTTTGCCTTCAAAACAGGGCTCTTTAACATCGGCGCGGCCGGGCAGATGTTGATCGGGGGCCTGTGTGCCACCGCGCTGGGGCTGACCGTTCCTTGGCCGAAGCCGCTTCTCCTTCCGGTGATCGTGCTGGCGGCGGCTTTGGGCGGTGCCCTTTGGGGGCTGGTCCCCGGATGGTTAAAGGCCAAATTTAACGTGCATGAAGTGGTCTGCACCATTATGATGAACTGGATTGCCTACTGGTCGGTTTACTATATCGTTCCTGCCTATTTCAAGGGGGCATATCTGGAGACCGAGTCGCGGCGGATTCCCGCGGCCGCTTCGTTGAAAGTGGACTGGTTGACCAAATTGTTTAAGGGTTCCTACATTAACCTTGGCTTTTTCCTCGCCATTGGCGTCGTACTGCTCGTCGCCTATATTCTGGAACGGACAACCCTCGGCTACGAGTTGAAGGCCGTGGGCTATAACCGTGATGCGGCGGAGTACGCCGGGATTCAGGCGAACCGGAATATTGTTTTGTCCATGGTAATTGCCGGGGCTTGTGCCGGGTTAGGCGGTGCCGCTTTTTATGTGGGTTATGCCTCCAACATGCAGATTGGCGTCATGCCGAGCCAGGGCTTTGACGGGATCGCCGTGGCCCTGCTGGGGGCCAACTCCCCGTGGGGCGTGTTTATGGCGGCGATCTTCTTTGGCCTCCTCCACTCGGGGAAAGGGTTCATGAACGCCATGACCAAGGTCCCGCCGGAGATCGCCGATTCGATCATCGCCACGATCATCTATTTCGCGGCGACCAGCGTGCTAATTGAAAGGCTCCGGGCGCGGTGGCAGCGCCGCCGGCAAGCCCAGGATAGGACCGATCTTGCTCCGGGTCCGGAGGCTGGATTACAGGAGAAAGTGGGAGGTGCGGAGTAA
- a CDS encoding ABC transporter permease yields the protein MWWELIEQIFPYAIAYTIPLLITALGGLYSERSGVVNIGLEGLMVVGFFTSALTISRLENSLPPEVAIGLGLVLATLAGAVFSLLHAFASVTLNANQVISGTAINMIAGAITVYLARNITGSGNILIMHGLIRRNIPVLSEIPILGRLFFTQTYGTTWLVLGILLLSWFLLYRTPFGLRLRACGEHPQAADAAGINVYRMRYIAVLISGACAGLGGAIILVTYAGEFNGTVAGLGFLALAALIFGQWKPLGILGATFFFGLASTIANVSQALPALAKAPGIILKNFPYIVTLLVLVFFSKSTQAPRAAGEPYDKGKR from the coding sequence ATGTGGTGGGAGCTGATTGAACAGATTTTTCCGTACGCCATTGCTTATACGATCCCGTTGCTCATCACCGCTTTGGGTGGATTATACAGCGAGCGCAGCGGCGTGGTCAACATCGGCCTGGAAGGGTTAATGGTCGTTGGCTTTTTTACCAGTGCTTTGACCATCTCCCGCTTGGAAAACAGCCTGCCGCCGGAGGTGGCGATCGGACTCGGCCTTGTCTTGGCCACACTGGCCGGGGCCGTTTTCTCGTTGCTCCATGCTTTTGCCAGTGTTACGCTCAATGCCAACCAGGTGATCAGCGGGACGGCGATTAATATGATCGCCGGGGCTATAACAGTTTATTTGGCCCGTAATATTACAGGCAGCGGGAATATTCTGATTATGCACGGCTTGATCCGGCGGAATATCCCGGTGCTTTCCGAGATCCCCATTTTGGGCCGGCTCTTCTTTACGCAGACTTACGGGACGACCTGGCTGGTCTTGGGGATTCTCTTGCTTTCCTGGTTTTTGTTATACCGGACGCCCTTTGGCTTGCGCCTCCGGGCCTGCGGGGAACACCCGCAAGCCGCCGATGCAGCCGGGATTAACGTCTACCGGATGCGCTATATTGCCGTCCTGATCTCCGGGGCCTGTGCCGGACTGGGCGGTGCGATCATCCTGGTGACCTACGCCGGGGAGTTCAACGGGACCGTGGCCGGGTTGGGCTTTTTAGCATTGGCCGCCCTCATCTTCGGACAATGGAAACCTTTGGGGATTTTGGGGGCGACCTTCTTCTTTGGTCTGGCGAGCACGATCGCCAATGTCTCGCAAGCCCTTCCGGCGCTGGCCAAGGCCCCGGGAATTATCCTCAAAAACTTCCCTTATATCGTTACCCTCCTGGTTTTGGTCTTCTTCTCCAAATCGACCCAGGCCCCGCGGGCGGCGGGTGAACCGTACGACAAGGGGAAACGATAA
- a CDS encoding ketopantoate reductase family protein: METIKQVYLIGLGAVGSAYAAKMNEAEPGLVKVIVDPQRLAAYRQAEILVNGKPCRFTFVTPEQAAEKADLILIAVKGHHLAEAITMIRPFVGEETIIMSLLNGITSEEEIGRAYGPEKLLHAFVVSTDATRAGRSTNYANLGRIVFGDKDNPASPKVKAVQALFDRTGVPYTIPADILRELWWKFMLNVGLNQVSAVLKAPYGVFQKVKEARELMAMACREVLAIAQRIGINLTAADIDAYHDLIARLAPEGKTSMLQDVEAGRKTEVESFAWTVVALGEKYGVPTPVNACLGRMIATLEQTYR, encoded by the coding sequence ATGGAGACCATCAAACAGGTTTACCTGATTGGGCTGGGGGCGGTGGGCAGCGCCTATGCCGCGAAAATGAATGAAGCCGAACCCGGCCTGGTCAAGGTGATCGTTGATCCGCAGCGCCTGGCGGCCTACCGGCAGGCGGAGATTCTTGTGAACGGGAAACCCTGCCGGTTCACCTTTGTCACCCCGGAGCAGGCCGCTGAAAAAGCGGACCTGATCCTGATCGCGGTCAAAGGGCATCACTTGGCCGAGGCCATTACAATGATCCGCCCCTTTGTCGGCGAGGAGACCATCATCATGTCCCTGTTGAATGGGATTACCAGTGAAGAGGAGATTGGCCGGGCTTATGGTCCGGAGAAACTCCTCCATGCTTTTGTGGTCAGTACCGATGCGACCCGGGCAGGGAGATCGACCAACTATGCCAACCTGGGCCGGATTGTCTTTGGCGACAAGGATAATCCGGCTTCGCCGAAGGTAAAAGCGGTCCAGGCCCTCTTTGACCGGACGGGGGTTCCCTATACGATCCCCGCCGACATTCTGCGGGAGCTGTGGTGGAAGTTTATGCTGAACGTGGGGCTTAATCAGGTCTCCGCGGTTTTAAAGGCTCCTTACGGTGTTTTTCAGAAGGTCAAGGAAGCGCGGGAATTGATGGCCATGGCCTGCCGGGAAGTTTTGGCGATTGCGCAGCGGATCGGGATCAACCTGACCGCCGCAGATATCGACGCTTATCATGACCTCATTGCCCGGCTGGCCCCGGAAGGGAAGACTTCGATGCTCCAGGATGTGGAGGCAGGCCGCAAAACCGAAGTGGAAAGCTTTGCCTGGACGGTGGTGGCACTCGGGGAGAAATACGGGGTGCCGACGCCGGTGAATGCGTGTTTGGGGCGGATGATCGCGACTTTGGAGCAGACTTACCGCTAG
- the sfsA gene encoding DNA/RNA nuclease SfsA, translating to MIVISKKARKIIIPNTFYGRLVPAVFLRRLHRFAAEVETAEGRGTVHIPNSGRLQELLFPGNKVGLNFEGHAGRKTSYTLVAAETEAGWAFIDARLPNRILAKAWRKLPPLSVYDRVYPERTWGSSRFDLALKKDDSAETAWLEAKCVTLVWEGGGLFPDAPTERGRRHLLELAKLSTAGKKAFVLFFLQHPGGVSVQANAETDPKFAAAMAAAAQAGVAFHAYRVMPTEETVVLTEVPVLLPPE from the coding sequence GTGATCGTCATCAGCAAAAAGGCAAGAAAGATAATTATCCCCAATACTTTTTACGGCCGGTTGGTGCCGGCTGTTTTTCTTCGTCGTTTGCACCGTTTCGCCGCCGAGGTGGAGACGGCGGAGGGGCGGGGGACCGTTCATATTCCCAACTCCGGCCGCTTGCAAGAGCTGTTGTTTCCCGGGAATAAAGTGGGACTGAATTTTGAGGGACATGCGGGGCGGAAGACCAGCTATACGCTGGTGGCCGCGGAAACGGAAGCGGGGTGGGCTTTCATTGATGCCCGTCTGCCCAACCGTATTTTGGCCAAGGCCTGGCGAAAGTTGCCGCCCCTGAGCGTCTATGACCGGGTTTACCCGGAAAGAACCTGGGGGAGTAGCCGGTTCGATCTGGCGCTCAAAAAGGACGACTCCGCGGAGACGGCCTGGTTGGAAGCAAAGTGCGTCACTTTGGTGTGGGAGGGGGGCGGGCTTTTTCCTGATGCCCCGACGGAACGGGGCAGAAGGCACCTTCTGGAGCTGGCGAAGCTTAGCACCGCAGGGAAAAAGGCCTTTGTCCTCTTTTTTCTGCAGCATCCGGGGGGAGTGAGCGTCCAGGCCAATGCGGAGACGGATCCGAAGTTCGCGGCGGCGATGGCGGCCGCCGCCCAAGCGGGCGTGGCTTTTCACGCCTACCGGGTAATGCCGACGGAAGAAACGGTGGTTTTAACGGAAGTGCCGGTGTTATTACCGCCGGAGTGA
- a CDS encoding DMT family transporter, with protein MIRAYLVAVLTELIFGFSFIFTKGALDYVTPHQLLAFRFITAAFVLTILRALRIIKINLKDRPLGRVLLLALFQPVLYFIFETTGVNLTTASEAGLMIALIPVFVTLLAALFLKEIPSPLQAVSIAISVLGVGFIVLGGGRLTTSGHALGLLALLGAVLSAALFTTMSRWLSRQFRPVELTYIMMWAGAIFFGGLALAQNSLTPAQILALLQDKKVWTAVLYLGVLSSVVAFFGTNYFIAKIGAARSAVFANLATIVSVAAGIGLRGEPFHWYHLVGGVLILLGVAGTNRFGPRARPSTRPRG; from the coding sequence ATGATCCGTGCTTACCTTGTCGCTGTCCTCACCGAACTCATCTTCGGCTTTTCCTTTATCTTTACCAAGGGGGCCCTGGACTATGTCACCCCCCACCAATTGCTGGCCTTCCGCTTTATTACCGCGGCTTTTGTGTTGACCATCCTCCGCGCCTTGCGGATTATCAAAATTAACCTCAAGGACCGCCCTCTAGGACGGGTCTTGCTGCTCGCGCTCTTCCAGCCGGTCCTCTATTTTATCTTTGAGACCACCGGCGTCAACCTGACCACCGCTTCCGAGGCCGGGCTGATGATCGCCTTGATCCCGGTCTTTGTGACGCTGCTGGCCGCCTTGTTTTTGAAGGAGATCCCCAGCCCGCTGCAGGCGGTTTCGATTGCCATTTCCGTCCTCGGCGTCGGCTTTATCGTCCTGGGCGGCGGAAGACTCACCACTTCCGGTCATGCCCTGGGTCTCTTGGCCTTGCTGGGCGCCGTCCTTTCCGCCGCCCTCTTTACGACCATGTCCCGTTGGTTGTCACGGCAATTTCGTCCCGTGGAACTCACCTACATCATGATGTGGGCCGGCGCTATCTTCTTCGGTGGTCTGGCCTTGGCGCAAAACAGCCTCACCCCGGCCCAAATTCTGGCTTTACTACAGGACAAAAAGGTCTGGACCGCCGTTTTATACCTTGGCGTCCTGTCTTCGGTGGTTGCTTTCTTCGGAACGAATTACTTCATTGCCAAGATTGGTGCCGCCCGCAGCGCGGTCTTTGCCAACCTGGCCACCATTGTTTCGGTGGCGGCCGGGATCGGCCTCCGGGGTGAACCCTTCCATTGGTACCACCTGGTCGGCGGTGTGCTGATTCTCCTGGGCGTCGCGGGAACCAACCGTTTTGGTCCCCGCGCGCGCCCGTCAACAAGGCCACGCGGATAA
- a CDS encoding queuosine precursor transporter: MMPTKNSPDSPLYYVLSTLFVTSLLLSNITAGKMASLLGLTLPAAVVFFPITYILGDVLTEVYGFYRARLTIWLGFFANLFMVVVFMVTIALPYPDFWTGQEAYRTVLGMTPRLVAASAVAYFAGSFLNSALLSRLKVVTAGRWLWLRTIASTLVGEGADTALFIVTAFGGTMPFNMLANLVLAQYVWKVTYEILVTPLIYLVVGWLKRREKMDVFDHDVSYNPFIIDWRRDNE, from the coding sequence ATGATGCCTACTAAAAATTCCCCTGATTCCCCCCTGTATTACGTTTTATCCACCCTTTTTGTCACTTCCCTTCTGCTCTCCAATATTACCGCCGGGAAAATGGCGAGCCTTTTGGGTCTGACTTTGCCGGCGGCCGTGGTCTTTTTTCCCATCACTTATATTCTGGGGGACGTGCTGACGGAGGTTTACGGTTTCTACCGCGCCCGGCTCACGATTTGGCTCGGCTTTTTTGCCAACCTCTTTATGGTTGTCGTTTTCATGGTCACCATCGCCTTGCCTTATCCCGATTTTTGGACGGGCCAGGAGGCCTACCGGACGGTCTTGGGGATGACCCCCCGGTTGGTGGCGGCTTCGGCTGTTGCTTACTTTGCGGGCTCGTTTTTAAATTCCGCCCTTTTATCCAGGTTAAAGGTGGTGACGGCCGGACGGTGGCTTTGGTTGAGGACGATCGCGTCGACCCTGGTGGGCGAAGGGGCCGATACGGCCTTGTTTATTGTGACCGCTTTCGGGGGGACGATGCCCTTTAATATGCTGGCCAACCTGGTTTTGGCCCAGTACGTCTGGAAAGTTACGTATGAAATCCTGGTTACTCCGTTAATCTATCTAGTGGTAGGGTGGCTCAAGCGCCGGGAAAAGATGGATGTCTTTGATCACGATGTGAGCTACAATCCCTTTATTATAGACTGGAGGCGAGATAATGAGTAG